A single window of Loxodonta africana isolate mLoxAfr1 chromosome 10, mLoxAfr1.hap2, whole genome shotgun sequence DNA harbors:
- the LOC100660615 gene encoding olfactory receptor 4F3/4F16/4F29-like: protein MDGANYSVVSEFVFLGLSNSWEIQLVLFVFFSMFYVASMMGNSLIMFTVTFDSHLHSPMYFLLANLSFIDMGVSSAASPKMIYDLFRKHKVISFGGCIAQIFFLHVIFGVELVLLIAMGFDRYMAICKPLHYLTIMSPRMCIFFLVAAWVIGLIHSVVQLAFLVNLPFCGPNVLDSFYCDLPGLIKLACTDTYQLEFMVMANSGLITVGSFFILIISYIIIFLTVQKHSSAGLSKALSTLSAHITVVVLFFVPLISFYTWPSPSTYLDKFLAIFDAFLTPFLNPIIYTFRNQEMKVAMRRACRQLVSYRKIS, encoded by the coding sequence ATGGATGGAGCAAATTACTCTGTGGTGTCAGAGTTTGTGTTCCTGGGACTGTCGAACTCCTGGGAGATCCAACTTGTCCTCTTTGTGTTCTTCTCCATGTTTTATGTGGCAAGCATGATGGGAAACTCCCTCATTATGTTCACTGTGACTTTTGATTCTCACTTACACTCCCCCATGTACTTCCTGTTGGCCaatctctccttcattgacatgggtGTCTCTTCTGCTGCTTCTCCCAAGATGATTTATGACCTTTTTAGAAAGCACAAAGTCATCTCCTTTGGAGGCTGCATTGCACAGATCTTCTTCCTCCATGTCATTTTTGGTGTGGAGTTGGTGCTGCTTATAGCCATGGGCTTTGACAGATACATGGCCATTTGTAAGCCTCTCCACTACTTGACCATCATGAGCCCACGAATGTGCATCTTCTTTTTAGTGGCAGCCTGGGTGATTGGCCTTATACACTCTGTGGTTCAATTGGCTTTTTTAGTAAATttgcccttctgtggccccaatgtgtTGGACAGCTTTTACTGTGACCTTCCTGGACTCATCAAACTGGCCTGCACAGACACCTACCAACTAGAGTTCATGGTCATGGCCAACAGTGGATTAATCACTGTGGGCTCCTTCTTTATACTGATCATTTCCTATATCATCATCTTTCTTACTGTTCAGAAGCACTCTTCAGCTGGTTTATCCAAGGCTCTGTCCACGCTTTCAGCCCATATCACTGTGGTAGTTTTATTCTTTGTTCCTTTGATATCCTTCTATACATGGCCTTCTCCCTCCACATACCTGGATAAGTTTCTGGCCATCTTTGATGCATTTCTCACCCCTTTCCTGAATCCTATCATTTACACATTCAGGAATCAAGAAATGAAAGTGGCAATGCGGAGAGCATGCAGACAGCTAGTGAGTTACAGGAAGATTTCTTAA